AGTGATGGAGGCCCGCGTGTGTGCCCTCCCCCCTAGTGATGGAGGCCCGCGTGTGTGCCCACCCCCTCTGGTGATGGAGGCCGCGTGTCTTCCACCCTCCCCCTTGTATCAGCTGCTGGACAGGAAATGGAGAACAAGGTCCAGGTTACAGAGAGTAGACAAGATCAGTCGATCTATAAACAGGATAAATCCATAGATCTGCTGGTCATGTCTGCTCTCTATAGATGGGGAACTGTCCATGGATCTGCTGGTCATGTCTGCTCTCTATAGAGAACTGTCCATGGATCTGCTGGTCATGTCTGCTCTCTATAGATGGGGAACTGTTCCTGGACTTGCTGGTGATGTCTGCTCTCTATAGATGGGGTACTGTCCATGGATCTACTGATCCTGTCTGCTCTCTATAGATGGGGAACTGTCCATGGATCTGCTGGTCATGTCTGCTCTCTATAGATGGGGAACTGTTCCTGGATTTGCTGGTCATGTCTACTCTCTATAGATGGGGTACTGTCCATGGATCTGCTGGTCATGTCTGCTCTCTATAGAGAATTGTCCATGGATCTGCTGGTCATGCCTGCTCTCTATAGATGGGGAACTGTCCATGGATCTGCTGGTCATGCCTGCTCTCTATAGATGGGGTACTGTCCATGGATCTGCTGGTCATGTCTGCTCTCTATAGATGGGGAACTGTCCATGGATCTGCTGGTCATGTCTGCTCTCTATAGATGGGGAACTGTCCATGGATCTGCTGGCCATGTCTGCTCTCTATAGAGAATTGTCCATGGATCTGCTGGCCATGTCTGCTCTCTATAGATGGGAAACTGTTCCTGGATTTGCTGGTCATGTCTGCTCTCTATAGATGGGGAACTGTCCATGGATCTGTAGGTCATGTCTGCTCTCTATAGATGGGGAACTGTTCCTGGATTTGCTGGTCATGTCTACTCTCTATAGATGGGGAACTGTCCATGGATCTGTAGGTCATGTCTGCTCTCTATAGATGGGGAACTGTCCATGGATCTACTGATCCTGTCTGCTCTCTATAGATGGGGAACTGTCCATGGATCTACTGATCCTGTCTGCTCTCTATAGATGGGGAACTGTCCATGGATTTGCTGGTCATGTCTGCTTTCTATAGAGAATTGTCCATGGATCTGCTGGTCATGTCTTCTCTCTATAGATGGGGTACTGTCCATGGATCTGCCAGTCATGTCTGCTCTCTATAGAGAACTGTCCATGGATCTGCTGGTCATGTCTGCTCTCTATAGATGGGGAACTGTCCATGGATTTGCTGGTCATGTCTACTCTCTATAGATGGGGAACTGTCCATGGATCTGCTGGTCATGTCTGCTCTCTATAGATGGGGTACTGTCCATGGATTTGCTGGTCATGTCTGCTTTCTATAGAGAATTGTCCATGGATCTGCTGGTCATGTCTTCTCTCTATAGATGGGGTACTGTCCATGGATCTGCCAGTCATGTCTGCTCTCTATAGATAGGATCCCGCCCCCAGCACCTCTTACATGATGTTGGCCTTGTGCACAGCGGTGACCTTAGAACGACCTTTCTTTGTGGCGTAGTCGAAGGCGAACTTGGCGATCCTGTTGGATTTCTCGCGGGTGATGATCTTCAGACACTCGATGACGCCGCTGACGCTCTGCAGAGAGTGAGGGGGATGTTAGGTGTCCTGCGCTCCCCGACGCCCCCTCACCGCCCATCACCCACCTCGTGCTCCAGCGAGCTGTACTCGCCCTCCGTCTGCTCCCGGATGATCACCAGGTCCAGGTTGTTGTGCCGGGTCTTGTAGCCGGGGAGACTCTTCACATGAACAACATTGGCAAAGAGATCCAGCTTCCTCCTGTGATGGTGAAGAGAGGTCGCTGACCGTCAGGGaaagtaacacccccccccacctatatgcCCGACCCCTGAGGAAGGACAGCCGGACGTACCTCAGCCTCATCTCATATGACGCCAGCTCTCCCTTATACTCCATAGGGGTGTGGATCTTCCCTGAAAGAGAGGAAAGGGACACCGGGAAGGATAATTGTACCCATAATGCCCTGGTTCTAGCCACGCACACCCGTCTCATCTATACACGGTTGCGCCTCTTACCCTTTATGGCCACCCTGTTTGCCTGCATGGACGCCAGCACCTCCTCCAGCTTCTCAGGAGACGCCATGTTCTGCACCTCGCTCAGGTGATGCTCATCAAACTCCACCGGGACGTCCGCCGCCTGCAGGAGCCAGACGTGGGGGCGGAGTCAGTAATATGGTGCCAAGGAGGAGGGACCCCTGgatgttaggggggggggggagagcctcagtaagagaggaggaggggtcccAGGATCTGTAAGGGGAGGATCCTCAGTAATATGGGGGAGGGGCTCCAGATCATAGGGGAGGAACCTTAGTGATACAGGGGAAGGGGCCCCAGTATACAGATGAGGCAGATCTTTATTTCAGGGGGCGGGGTCACAGTTGGGGCAGGGTCTGCTCACCTTGAAGACTTCCTTCACAGAATGCATGAGCTCAGGCCCCACGCCGTCCCCGGGGATCATGGTGACGTGAAAGGCCCCCTCCGACCGCACCGGCTCCGTCTGCAGAGAACAGACGCATGTTACCATGGTGACCGGGCAGACAGTCTGGGCAGTGATGTGTTACCATGGTGACCGGGCAGACAGTGTGGGCAGTGATGTGTTACCATGGTGACCGGGCAGACAGTGTGGGCAGTGATGTGTTACCATGGTGACCGGGCAGACAGTGTGGGCAGTGATGTGTTACCATGGTGACCGGTCAGGCAGTGTGGACACTGATGTGTTACCATGGTGACCGGGCAGGCAGTGATGTGTTACCATGGTGACCGGGCAGACAGTGATGTGTTACCATGGTGACCGGGCAGACAGTGATGTGTTACCATGGTGACCGGGCAGGCAGTGATGTGTTACCATGGTGACCGGGCAGGCAGTGATGTGTTACCATGGTGACCGGGCAGGCAGTGATGTGTTACCATGGTGACCGGGCAGGCAGTGATGTGTTACCATGGTGACCGGGCAGGCAGTGATGTGTTACCATGGTGACCGGGCAGACAGTGATGTGTTACCATGGTGACCGGGCAGACAGTGATGTGTTACCATGGTGACTGGTCAGACAGTGTGGGCAGTGATGTGTTACAATGGTGACCGGGCAGACAGTGTGGGCAGTGATGTGTTACCATGGTGACCGGGCAGACAGTGATGTGTTACCATGGTGACCGGGCAGACAGTGATGTGTTACCATGGTGACTGGTCAGACAGTGTGGGCAGTGATGTGTTACAATGGTGACCGGGCAGACAGTGTGGGCAGTGATGTGTTACCATGGTGACCGGGCAGACAGTGATGTGTTACCATGGTGACCGGGCAGACAGTGATGTGTTACCATGGTGACCGGGCAGACAGTGATGTGTTACCATGGTGACCGGTCAGACAGTGATGTGTTACCATGGTGACCGGGCAGACAGTGTGGGCAGTGATGTGTTACCATGGTGACCGGGCAGGCAGTGATGTGTTACCATGGTGACCGGGCAGGCAGTGATGTGTTACCATGGTGACCGGGCAGGCAGTGATGTGTTACCATGGTGACCGGGCAGGCAGTGATGTGTTACCATGGTGACCGGGCAGGCAGTGATGTGTTACCATGGTGACCGGGCAGGCAGTGATGTGTTACCATGGTGACCGGGCAGGCAGTGATGTGTTACCATGGTGACCGGGCAGGCAGTGATGTGTTACCATGGTGACCGGGCAGGCAGTGATGTGTTACCATGGTGACCGGGCAGGCAGTGATGTGTTACCATGGTGACCGGGCAGGCAGTGATGTGTTACCATGGTGACCGGGCAGGCAGTGATGTGTTACCATGGTGACCGGGCAGACAGTGATGTGTTACCATGGTGACTGGTCAGACAGTGTGGACAGTGATGTGTTACCATGGTGACCGGGCAGACAGTGTGGGCAGCGATGTGTTACCATGGTGACGGGGCAGGCAGTGATGTGTTACCATGGTGACCGGGCAGGCAGTGATGTGTTACCATGGTGACCGGGCAGACAGTGATGTGTTACCATGGTGACTGGTCAGACAGTGTGGACAGTGATGTGTTACCATGGTGACCGGGCAGACAGTGATGTGTTACCATGGTGACTGGTCAGACAGTGTGGACAGTGATGTGTTACCATGGTGACCGGGCAGACAGTGTGGACAGTGATGTGTTACCATGGTGACCGGGCAGACAGTGATGTGTTACCATGGTGACCGGGCAGACAGTGTGGGCAGTGATGTGTTACCATGGTGACCGGGCAGGCAGTGATGTGTTACCATGGTGACCGGGCAGGCAGTGATGTGTTACCATGGTGACCGGGCAGACAGTGATGTGTTACCATGGTGACCGGGCAGACAGTGTGGACAGTGATGTGTTACCATGGTGACCGTGATGTGGACGGTTGCTCCTCACCTGGCTGTTCAGAGCCCGCAGCACCGGAGACACCGAGGACACCGAGCGGCTGAGCGGAGCGGGAACCCCCCGGGACAAACATCTCCGCACCTGGTAACAAGAAGCCCGTTATATCATCACGTGTCCCGCCCCGGACACTGCGCCCTCCCCGGTGTCCTCCCTACCTGTCCCAACCGTGTCAGCTGCCTCAGCGCCGCCATGATGACCTGCCGCACCACTTCCGGTCACATGACATCCCGTCCACGAAATCACCCCGCCCCTTCTGTCCTGTCAGTCAGCGCACAACTGTCTGGTACCACAAGCAGCTTCTGCTAAGCATCGgtaacactgacatctggtggagaTTGTCTGGTACTACAATCAGCCTCTGTATATGAGTAGTaacacactgacatctggtggagaTTTTCTGGTATTACAATCAGCCTCTGTATATGAGTAGTATCACACTGACATCTGGTGTTGATTGTCTGGTATTACAATCAGCCTCTTTATATGATCAGTaacacactgacatctggtggagaTTGTCTGGTACTACAATCAGCCTCTGTATATGATCAGTaacacactgacatctggtggagaTTGTCTGGTACTACAATCAGCCTCTGTATATGATCAGTaacacactgacatctggtggagaTTGTCTGGTACTACAATCAGCCTTTGTATATGATTAGTaacacactgacatctggtggtgattGTCTGGTATTACAATCAGCCTCTTTATATGATCAGTaacacactgacatctggtggagaTTTTCTGGTATTACAATCAGCCTTTGTATATGAGTAGTATCACACTGACATCTGGTGTTGATTGTCTGGTATTACAATCAGCCTCTTTATATGATCAGTaacacactgacatctggtggagaTTGTCTGGTACTACAATCAGCCTCTGTATATGATCAGTaacacactgacatctggtggagaTTGTCTGGTACTACAATCAGCCTCTGTAAATGATCAGTaacacactgacatctggtggtgattGTCTGGTACTACAATCAGCCTCTGTATATGAGTAGTaacacactgacatctggtggagaTTGTCTGGTATTACAATCAGCCTCTGTATAtgagcaggggcgccgcaatcatgaggcgacctgagtcgtctgcctcaggcggcgccaccagctgtcttcatgggggcggcattccagggccgctttaaccagagggcacatggtgcacgtgcaccgggcccgctggttaaaggggcccccccgagcaggccggccgttgctatgtgcgaccaatgcggtcgcacagggctccggccaccagcctgtcaggggggagcgccatggatgggtaatctacttacccctccatggcgccccctgcagggccccccccgtccgccgctgcccccgtccgctgctgctgcggcgcgtcagcgctgcagcagcagcgacactgacagagagagagccattggctccctccctgtcagtcactcttgtggccgcacttcctgcggtcacaagaggccgcactctccctctagcgcccgacgtcactggagcgtcggcgcgagggtaaggggagtgcagcctcttgtgaccacaggaagtgcggccacaagagggaagagaagaggaacgcgtggacctaggtgagtaacagtgtttgtttttttcaatgttatatgggagggggagctatatactattggggagcacagggggctatatactatgggggagcacagggggctatatactatgggggagaacaggggtctatatactatgggggagcataggggactatatactactggggagcacaggggtctatatactatggggagcacagggaagctatatactatgggggagcacaggggagctatatactactggggagcacaggggagctatatactactggggagcacagggggctatatactactggggagcacagggggctatatactactggggagcacagggggctatatactatgggggagcacagggggctatatactatgggggagcacaggggagctatatactacgggggagcacaggggactatatactactggggagcacaggggtctatatactatggggagcacagggaagctatatactacgggggagcacaggggagctatatactactggggagcacaggggagctatatactactggggagcacagggggctatatactactggggagcacaggggagctatatactatgggggagcacagggggctatatactatgggggagcacagggggctatatactatgggggagcacagggggctatatactatgggggagaacaggggtctatatactatgggggagcataggggactatatactactggggagcacaggggtctatatactatggggagcacagggaagctatatactatgggggagcacaggggagctatatactattgtgggagagcacagggggggctatatactactggggagagtgcacaggggggctatatactaatgggggagcgcacaggagggctgtatataactggaggagcacatgaggggctatatactacagggacaccttaaaactatggaggcacagaggggtgtaactactgtatagaggtacaagggacctaactactgtatgtgttggagcctaaaatatttgtctggcagattctggagagaagattcacagccaggagaagacttcaaggtggcccaggctggatggagagaaaaagaaaaggtgacagactctgattggagaagacgcccccggtgagtcactggatgtaactgcactctgttataggattgtagtgttaggggtcatgatgtggcggtattatgtaatggtatcattggtgatatctttctgttttgtttagtgcagtttttatgtaatatataatcactgtatggtggaaatagtgttataaggtaactactgtatgtattggggctcttgatacagtgtgggggcaaattcagtacattatacaatgtgccgaaagggaagggggggcccactcttgagggctgtgcactgggcccaccaatgtattaaaacggccctgcggcattcagtggcagactataatatgagcggttcgggcggccgcccacattataatccgccactgattgtaccatgtaccggagtccccctgcgcccggacagcatctgtaatgagatgctgtgagcgggggagactgtattcataagcgccgcgctgtaataaatcagccgcgcggtgctgttactacagcgcggcgcttatgaacacagtctcccccgctcacagcatctcattacagatgctgtccgggcgcggggggactccggtaaatgcattccacgtccgtgatccgtcaggatcacggaacgtgggaatgcagccttagtcccccgggtgatgtgcggctgcccggggtgtcccatcctgtccccggcagcgcgcgcatcagagagatccccgtgcgccggaagtcacaggcacaggcacacgggga
Above is a window of Dendropsophus ebraccatus isolate aDenEbr1 chromosome 7, aDenEbr1.pat, whole genome shotgun sequence DNA encoding:
- the IDH3B gene encoding isocitrate dehydrogenase [NAD] subunit beta, mitochondrial isoform X1, translating into MAALRQLTRLGQVRRCLSRGVPAPLSRSVSSVSPVLRALNSQTEPVRSEGAFHVTMIPGDGVGPELMHSVKEVFKAADVPVEFDEHHLSEVQNMASPEKLEEVLASMQANRVAIKGKIHTPMEYKGELASYEMRLRRKLDLFANVVHVKSLPGYKTRHNNLDLVIIREQTEGEYSSLEHESVSGVIECLKIITREKSNRIAKFAFDYATKKGRSKVTAVHKANIMKLGDGLFLQCCKEVAELYPRIQFETMIIDNCCMQLVQNPYQFDVLVMPNLYGNIIDNLAAGLVGGAGVVPGESYSAEYAVFETGARHPFAQAVGRNIANPTAMLLTATNMLRHLNLEYHSNLISDAVKKVIKQGKVRTRDMGGYATTTDFIKAVIDHLHARYSY
- the IDH3B gene encoding isocitrate dehydrogenase [NAD] subunit beta, mitochondrial isoform X2, yielding MAALRQLTRLGQVRRCLSRGVPAPLSRSVSSVSPVLRALNSQTEPVRSEGAFHVTMIPGDGVGPELMHSVKEVFKAADVPVEFDEHHLSEVQNMASPEKLEEVLASMQANRVAIKGKIHTPMEYKGELASYEMRLRRKLDLFANVVHVKSLPGYKTRHNNLDLVIIREQTEGEYSSLEHESVSGVIECLKIITREKSNRIAKFAFDYATKKGRSKVTAVHKANIMKLGDGLFLQCCKEVAELYPRIQFETMIIDNCCMQLVQNPYQFDVLVMPNLYGNIIDNLAAGLVGGAGVVPGESYSAEYAVFETGARHPFAQAVGRNIANPTAMLLTATNMLRHLNLEYHSNLISDAVKKVIKQGKVRTTDMGGYATSLDYTQAVIANLNS